A region of Spiribacter roseus DNA encodes the following proteins:
- the tsaE gene encoding tRNA (adenosine(37)-N6)-threonylcarbamoyltransferase complex ATPase subunit type 1 TsaE translates to MTRARGHLVDEAATEALGAALHRHQPASGCVHLIGDLGAGKTTLVRGWLRAAGHAGAVRSPTYTLVEPYALIDPPIFHLDLYRLVDAEELEFIGLRDWVDAGLLLVEWPARGAGVLPPPGLSVSLAAAGPGRDVTVESHSRDWPTAMQLIQAIE, encoded by the coding sequence ATGACCCGCGCCCGGGGGCACCTTGTCGACGAGGCGGCCACCGAGGCCCTGGGGGCGGCCCTGCACCGTCACCAGCCGGCCAGCGGCTGTGTGCACCTGATCGGCGACCTTGGCGCCGGCAAGACCACGCTGGTGCGGGGCTGGCTGCGGGCGGCGGGTCATGCCGGGGCGGTACGCAGTCCCACCTACACCCTGGTCGAGCCCTATGCCCTGATCGATCCACCGATCTTCCACCTCGATCTCTACCGGCTGGTGGATGCCGAGGAGCTCGAGTTCATCGGCCTGCGTGATTGGGTGGACGCGGGTCTGCTGCTGGTGGAGTGGCCGGCGCGGGGCGCCGGCGTGCTGCCCCCGCCCGGTCTGAGTGTGTCACTGGCCGCCGCGGGCCCGGGTCGGGACGTCACCGTCGAGAGTCACTCCCGCGACTGGCCGACGGCGATGCAGCTGATTCAGGCGATTGAATAG